A stretch of the Natribaculum luteum genome encodes the following:
- a CDS encoding tubulin-like doman-containing protein, with protein sequence MSERKHLIISVGTSGFRTARTLYRLVNEHGLGDQFKFVSIETAALDDEDVPESLEAVELRRDDAAAQRFEQLKADVPWLDERLELANQGATSKPPIGRFLLEYYHSTVYNSVDQILGEFVDPYETDELSTWLIGALSGGTAAGMFPLLSSMVERIVGSYADQYDIEPRLLAAGTVSKFEHRHQQTTLGPIPSTYVNTNISLQQFTTLLNIPDETGQCPDPYPVTLPMDAAPDSNVLDDEFEITEPPLDALLLLPVDEERMYNASRRGDNEVENFRERVNWTIASAVLSITQTDDGFENITTRTFDNRLMTVSAASVRVPLDEVSTYFEKFDEQEALNQVIDVLEEWEDELEDSVDRVDRLLAHVEETTDEDSTDEDWIASNEIEELSTPVASDLSRIRQTVTSLSLASVAVENLETHADGIVESDTPTAVRLERVRQTIDDLALADADTEDLRTYADRLATRIEGDDDAIPHGTIARLLFYQLVADRIDDELDVHEFVTEVEDFWIDNNETMTDRAPSLDDAGAVEKYEQAIRPALREKRSTIKAKRENTRSIRIGVRRTLKDRLDAVEQRLGVFDHLHDEYTSLVDLRETLDEQLLPDVRVTLRNHRDALLAELETLREEELQEFRNNKSDVESELASAKNRLTGDRKNSIRMLPLNTDSMDEISERTLENAGNVHDLIDAGVVDQDDLVEALRQALASHLDEPLEDYMHNSLNNMSQGTLALLTDSDNRNALDLTNSSGQDAEAVMAAQDIDRRLDVKGIDAPFELTLVALYENVYLTNTSELRRIHERWECGTLDELFEDEVPFEQNIAYPQLFVSGATGAPDPDQGTITETRGD encoded by the coding sequence ATGAGTGAACGAAAGCACCTCATCATTTCGGTCGGTACGAGCGGCTTCCGGACCGCGCGGACGCTCTACAGGCTGGTCAACGAGCACGGGCTCGGCGATCAGTTCAAATTCGTCTCCATCGAGACTGCGGCGCTAGACGACGAGGACGTCCCCGAGTCCCTGGAGGCGGTGGAGCTGCGCCGAGACGACGCCGCAGCCCAGCGGTTCGAGCAGCTGAAGGCGGACGTTCCCTGGCTCGACGAGAGACTCGAGCTCGCCAATCAAGGTGCTACCAGCAAGCCCCCGATCGGACGTTTCCTGCTGGAGTACTACCACTCGACCGTCTACAACAGCGTCGACCAGATCCTCGGCGAGTTCGTCGATCCCTACGAGACCGACGAACTGTCGACGTGGCTGATCGGTGCACTCTCCGGGGGCACTGCCGCGGGAATGTTCCCGTTGCTGAGTAGCATGGTAGAGCGGATCGTCGGCAGCTACGCCGACCAGTACGACATCGAGCCCCGGCTACTGGCCGCGGGGACGGTCTCGAAGTTCGAGCACCGCCACCAGCAGACGACTCTCGGTCCGATCCCCTCGACGTACGTCAATACCAACATCTCGCTCCAGCAGTTCACGACGCTGCTGAACATCCCCGACGAGACCGGGCAGTGCCCGGATCCGTACCCGGTTACGCTGCCGATGGACGCGGCGCCCGACAGCAACGTCCTCGACGACGAATTCGAGATCACGGAGCCGCCGCTCGACGCGCTGCTCTTGCTGCCGGTCGACGAGGAACGGATGTACAACGCCTCGCGGAGGGGCGACAACGAGGTCGAGAACTTCCGCGAACGGGTCAACTGGACGATCGCAAGCGCGGTGCTGTCGATCACGCAGACCGACGACGGATTCGAGAACATCACCACGCGGACCTTCGACAACCGACTCATGACGGTCTCGGCAGCCAGTGTTCGCGTTCCTCTCGACGAGGTGTCGACGTACTTCGAGAAGTTCGACGAGCAGGAGGCGTTGAACCAGGTGATCGACGTACTCGAGGAGTGGGAGGACGAGCTGGAGGACTCGGTCGATCGGGTCGATCGGCTGCTCGCGCACGTAGAGGAGACGACGGACGAGGACTCGACAGACGAAGACTGGATAGCGTCCAACGAGATCGAGGAGCTCAGCACTCCGGTCGCGAGTGATCTCAGCCGGATCCGACAGACGGTTACCAGTCTATCGCTCGCCAGCGTCGCCGTCGAGAATCTCGAAACCCACGCCGACGGGATCGTCGAGAGCGACACGCCGACCGCGGTCCGTCTCGAGCGGGTCCGTCAGACGATCGACGACCTCGCCCTCGCAGACGCCGATACCGAGGACCTCCGGACCTACGCGGATCGACTCGCCACCCGTATCGAGGGGGACGACGATGCGATCCCTCACGGGACGATCGCCAGACTGCTGTTCTACCAGCTCGTCGCCGATCGGATCGACGACGAACTCGACGTCCACGAGTTCGTGACGGAGGTGGAGGACTTCTGGATCGACAACAACGAGACGATGACAGATCGGGCACCGAGTCTCGACGACGCCGGTGCCGTCGAGAAGTACGAGCAGGCGATCCGACCGGCGCTCCGAGAGAAGCGGTCGACGATCAAAGCCAAACGCGAGAACACCCGCTCGATCCGCATCGGCGTGCGCAGAACGCTCAAGGATCGACTCGACGCCGTCGAGCAGCGACTCGGCGTGTTCGACCACCTCCACGACGAGTACACGTCGCTGGTGGACCTCCGAGAGACGCTCGACGAACAGCTCCTGCCGGACGTCCGGGTCACGCTTCGCAACCATCGGGACGCCCTCCTCGCGGAACTCGAGACGCTCCGCGAGGAGGAGCTCCAGGAGTTCCGGAACAACAAGTCGGACGTGGAGTCGGAACTGGCCTCGGCGAAGAATCGCCTGACGGGTGACCGAAAGAACTCCATCCGGATGCTGCCGCTGAACACCGACTCCATGGACGAAATCAGCGAGCGCACCCTGGAAAATGCCGGGAACGTCCACGACCTCATTGACGCCGGCGTCGTCGATCAGGACGACCTGGTCGAGGCGCTGCGACAGGCGCTCGCGAGTCACCTCGACGAGCCTCTCGAGGATTACATGCACAACTCGCTGAACAACATGTCACAGGGTACGCTAGCGCTGTTGACCGATAGCGACAACCGGAACGCCCTGGACTTGACGAACTCGTCTGGCCAGGACGCCGAAGCGGTGATGGCGGCTCAGGACATCGATCGACGGCTCGACGTCAAGGGGATCGACGCTCCGTTCGAGCTGACGCTGGTGGCGCTGTACGAGAACGTCTACCTGACGAACACGTCCGAACTCCGGCGCATCCACGAGCGGTGGGAGTGTGGGACGCTCGACGAGCTGTTCGAGGATGAGGTTCCATTCGAGCAGAACATCGCGTACCCGCAGCTGTTCGTCTCCGGAGCGACCGGCGCCCCGGATCCGGACCAGGGTACCATCACCGAGACGAGGGGTGACTGA